One window of the Bubalus kerabau isolate K-KA32 ecotype Philippines breed swamp buffalo chromosome 9, PCC_UOA_SB_1v2, whole genome shotgun sequence genome contains the following:
- the LOC129619934 gene encoding small ubiquitin-related modifier 1-like yields MSDQEAKPSIEDFGDKEEGDYIKVNEQDSSEIHFKMKMTMHLKKLNHTRIADNLTPKELGTEEDVIEVYQE; encoded by the exons ATGTCTGATCAGGAAGCAAAACCTTCGATCGAAGACTTCGGGGATAAGGAGGAAGGAGACTATATTAAAGTCAATGAACAGGATAGCAGTGAGATTCacttcaaaatgaaaatgacGATGCATCTCAAGAAACTCAATCATACC AGAATTGCCGATAATCTCACTCCAAAAGAACTGGGAACGGAGGAAGATGTGATTGAAGTTTATCAGGAATAA